One window of Mauremys mutica isolate MM-2020 ecotype Southern chromosome 6, ASM2049712v1, whole genome shotgun sequence genomic DNA carries:
- the LOC123372634 gene encoding alpha-mannosidase 2C1-like isoform X4 has protein sequence MGLCFSLSLSLARSVLCSQFWLPDTFRYSAQLPQLMRGCGIRWFLTQKLSWSLVNAFPHSTFFWEGIDGSQVLTHFPPGNSYDLKGRVEEMLKAMNNNKDKGHVNHSAALFGFGDGAGGPTQKMLDRLKRMRDTDGLPRVQMSTPDRFFSMLEKEKTQLLTWTGELFLELHNDTYTTQAQIKKGNRECERILHDAEVLSSFALTQKNTFQYPSIKLQHLWRLLLLNQFHDVLPGSRIQLVVEDAMRYYAVP, from the exons ATGGgattgtgtttctctctctctctctctctcgcacgtTCTGTTCTCTGCTCCCAGTTCTGGTTACCAGACACCTTTAGATACTCGGCCCAGCTGCCCCAGTTGATGCGTGGCTGTGGGATACGATGGTTCCTCACTCAGAAACTCAGCTGGAGCCTGGTGAACGCCTTCCCG CACAGCACTTTTTTCTGGGAAGGCATTGATGGCTCCCAAGTTCTGACCCATTTCCCGCCTGGCAATTCCTATGACCTAAAAGGTCGAGTGGAGGAG ATGCTGAAAGCCATGAACAACAACAAAGACAAAGGCCATGTGAACCACAGCGCTGCTCTCTTTGGGTTTGGAGACGGAGCAGGTGGCCCGACTCAGAAGATGCTGGACAGGCTGAAGAGAATGAGAGATACGGATGGGCTGCCCAG GGTTCAGATGTCCACACCTGACCGGTTTTTCTCTATGCTGGAGAAGGAGAAGACCCAGTTGCTCACCTGGACAGGAGAACTGTTCCTGGAGCTACACAACGACACTTATACCACCCAGGCCCAG ATAAAGAAAGGGAATCGGGAGTGCGAGCGGATACTCCATGATGCTGAAGTACTGAGTAGTTTTGCTCTGACCCAGAAAAATACTTTCCAGTATCCTTCCATCAAACTGCAGCATCTCTGGAG GCTGCTGCTCCTGAATCAGTTCCATGACGTGTTGCCGGGCAGTCGTATCCAGCTGGTTGTGGAGGATGCCATGAGATACTATGCAG
- the LOC123372634 gene encoding alpha-mannosidase 2C1-like isoform X2, protein MGLCFSLSLSLARSVLCSQFWLPDTFRYSAQLPQLMRGCGIRWFLTQKLSWSLVNAFPHSTFFWEGIDGSQVLTHFPPGNSYDLKGRVEEMLKAMNNNKDKGHVNHSAALFGFGDGAGGPTQKMLDRLKRMRDTDGLPRVQMSTPDRFFSMLEKEKTQLLTWTGELFLELHNDTYTTQAQIKKGNRECERILHDAEVLSSFALTQKNTFQYPSIKLQHLWRLLLLNQFHDVLPGSRIQLVVEDAMRYYAALVRLRRAVRQLRFYLSRTSGTPGPGAGFPAKGFSGLQEPEADP, encoded by the exons ATGGgattgtgtttctctctctctctctctctcgcacgtTCTGTTCTCTGCTCCCAGTTCTGGTTACCAGACACCTTTAGATACTCGGCCCAGCTGCCCCAGTTGATGCGTGGCTGTGGGATACGATGGTTCCTCACTCAGAAACTCAGCTGGAGCCTGGTGAACGCCTTCCCG CACAGCACTTTTTTCTGGGAAGGCATTGATGGCTCCCAAGTTCTGACCCATTTCCCGCCTGGCAATTCCTATGACCTAAAAGGTCGAGTGGAGGAG ATGCTGAAAGCCATGAACAACAACAAAGACAAAGGCCATGTGAACCACAGCGCTGCTCTCTTTGGGTTTGGAGACGGAGCAGGTGGCCCGACTCAGAAGATGCTGGACAGGCTGAAGAGAATGAGAGATACGGATGGGCTGCCCAG GGTTCAGATGTCCACACCTGACCGGTTTTTCTCTATGCTGGAGAAGGAGAAGACCCAGTTGCTCACCTGGACAGGAGAACTGTTCCTGGAGCTACACAACGACACTTATACCACCCAGGCCCAG ATAAAGAAAGGGAATCGGGAGTGCGAGCGGATACTCCATGATGCTGAAGTACTGAGTAGTTTTGCTCTGACCCAGAAAAATACTTTCCAGTATCCTTCCATCAAACTGCAGCATCTCTGGAG GCTGCTGCTCCTGAATCAGTTCCATGACGTGTTGCCGGGCAGTCGTATCCAGCTGGTTGTGGAGGATGCCATGAGATACTATGCAG CGTTGGTCAGACTACGTAGAGCGGTACGTCAGCTCAGATTCTACCTCTCCCGAACTTCGGGAACACCTGGCCCAGGAGCCGGTTTTCCTGCCAAG GGATTCTCTGGTTTACAGGAACCTGAGGCAGATCCGTAA
- the LOC123372634 gene encoding alpha-mannosidase 2C1-like isoform X3 — protein sequence MGLCFSLSLSLARSVLCSQFWLPDTFRYSAQLPQLMRGCGIRWFLTQKLSWSLVNAFPHSTFFWEGIDGSQVLTHFPPGNSYDLKGRVEEMLKAMNNNKDKGHVNHSAALFGFGDGAGGPTQKMLDRLKRMRDTDGLPRVQMSTPDRFFSMLEKEKTQLLTWTGELFLELHNDTYTTQAQIKKGNRECERILHDAEVLSSFALTQKNTFQYPSIKLQHLWRLLLLNQFHDVLPGSRIQLVVEDAMRYYAALVRLRRAVRQLRFYLSRTSGTPGPGAGFPAKEPEADP from the exons ATGGgattgtgtttctctctctctctctctctcgcacgtTCTGTTCTCTGCTCCCAGTTCTGGTTACCAGACACCTTTAGATACTCGGCCCAGCTGCCCCAGTTGATGCGTGGCTGTGGGATACGATGGTTCCTCACTCAGAAACTCAGCTGGAGCCTGGTGAACGCCTTCCCG CACAGCACTTTTTTCTGGGAAGGCATTGATGGCTCCCAAGTTCTGACCCATTTCCCGCCTGGCAATTCCTATGACCTAAAAGGTCGAGTGGAGGAG ATGCTGAAAGCCATGAACAACAACAAAGACAAAGGCCATGTGAACCACAGCGCTGCTCTCTTTGGGTTTGGAGACGGAGCAGGTGGCCCGACTCAGAAGATGCTGGACAGGCTGAAGAGAATGAGAGATACGGATGGGCTGCCCAG GGTTCAGATGTCCACACCTGACCGGTTTTTCTCTATGCTGGAGAAGGAGAAGACCCAGTTGCTCACCTGGACAGGAGAACTGTTCCTGGAGCTACACAACGACACTTATACCACCCAGGCCCAG ATAAAGAAAGGGAATCGGGAGTGCGAGCGGATACTCCATGATGCTGAAGTACTGAGTAGTTTTGCTCTGACCCAGAAAAATACTTTCCAGTATCCTTCCATCAAACTGCAGCATCTCTGGAG GCTGCTGCTCCTGAATCAGTTCCATGACGTGTTGCCGGGCAGTCGTATCCAGCTGGTTGTGGAGGATGCCATGAGATACTATGCAG CGTTGGTCAGACTACGTAGAGCGGTACGTCAGCTCAGATTCTACCTCTCCCGAACTTCGGGAACACCTGGCCCAGGAGCCGGTTTTCCTGCCAAG GAACCTGAGGCAGATCCGTAA